In Electrophorus electricus isolate fEleEle1 chromosome 6, fEleEle1.pri, whole genome shotgun sequence, a single genomic region encodes these proteins:
- the ywhae2 gene encoding tyrosine 3-monooxygenase/tryptophan 5-monooxygenase activation protein, epsilon polypeptide 2 isoform X2: protein MADREHFVYQAKLAEQAERYDEMVESMKSVAGKDVELTVEERNLLSVAYKNVIGARRASWRIISSIEQKEESKGGEDKLKMIREYRQTVEKELKSICNDILDVLDKHLIPAANTGESKVFYYKMKGDYHRYLAEFATGNDRKEAAENSLVAYKAASDIAMIELPPTHPIRLGLALNFSVFYYEILNSPDRACRLAKAAFDDAIAELDTLSEESYKDSTLIMQLLRDNLTLWTSDMQGDGEEQNKEALQDVEDENQ, encoded by the exons AAATGGTGGAGTCCATGAAGAGCGTGGCGGGGAAGGACGTGGAGCTGACGGTGGAGGAGCGGAACCTGCTCTCGGTGGCCTACAAGAACGTGATTGGTGCGCGGAGAGCCTCGTGGAGAATCATCAGCAGCATTGAGCAGAAGGAGGAGAGCAAGGGAGGCGAAGACAAACTCAAAATGATTCGGGAGTACAGGCAAACG GTTGAGAAAGAGCTGAAATCTATCTGTAATGACATTCTGGACGTACTGGACAAACACCTCATTCCTGCAGCCAACACGGGAGAGTCGAAGGTTTTCTACTACAAAAT GAAGGGTGACTACCACAGGTACCTGGCGGAGTTCGCCACGGGCAATGACAGGAAGGAAGCGGCGGAGAACAGTTTGGTAGCGTACAAAGCAGCCAGCGACATCGCCATGATCGAGctgccccccacacaccccatccGCCTGGGCCTGGCTCTCAACTTCTCCGTCTTTTACTATGAGATCCTCAACTCCCCAGACCGTGCCTGCAG GTTGGCAAAGGCAGCGTTCGATGATGCAATAGCGGAACTGGACACACTCAGCGAGGAGAGCTATAAGGACTCCACGCTCATCATGCAGTTGCTACGTGACAACCTGACACTATGGACTTCAGACATGCAGGGAGACG GCGAAGAACAGAATAAAGAAGCACTGCAAGATGTCGAAGATGAGAACCAGTGA
- the ywhae2 gene encoding tyrosine 3-monooxygenase/tryptophan 5-monooxygenase activation protein, epsilon polypeptide 2 isoform X1 produces MADREHFVYQAKLAEQAERYDEMVESMKSVAGKDVELTVEERNLLSVAYKNVIGARRASWRIISSIEQKEESKGGEDKLKMIREYRQTVEKELKSICNDILDVLDKHLIPAANTGESKVFYYKMKGDYHRYLAEFATGNDRKEAAENSLVAYKAASDIAMIELPPTHPIRLGLALNFSVFYYEILNSPDRACRLAKAAFDDAIAELDTLSEESYKDSTLIMQLLRDNLTLWTSDMQGDDPLIHVPFALTSLLHPTGIDS; encoded by the exons AAATGGTGGAGTCCATGAAGAGCGTGGCGGGGAAGGACGTGGAGCTGACGGTGGAGGAGCGGAACCTGCTCTCGGTGGCCTACAAGAACGTGATTGGTGCGCGGAGAGCCTCGTGGAGAATCATCAGCAGCATTGAGCAGAAGGAGGAGAGCAAGGGAGGCGAAGACAAACTCAAAATGATTCGGGAGTACAGGCAAACG GTTGAGAAAGAGCTGAAATCTATCTGTAATGACATTCTGGACGTACTGGACAAACACCTCATTCCTGCAGCCAACACGGGAGAGTCGAAGGTTTTCTACTACAAAAT GAAGGGTGACTACCACAGGTACCTGGCGGAGTTCGCCACGGGCAATGACAGGAAGGAAGCGGCGGAGAACAGTTTGGTAGCGTACAAAGCAGCCAGCGACATCGCCATGATCGAGctgccccccacacaccccatccGCCTGGGCCTGGCTCTCAACTTCTCCGTCTTTTACTATGAGATCCTCAACTCCCCAGACCGTGCCTGCAG GTTGGCAAAGGCAGCGTTCGATGATGCAATAGCGGAACTGGACACACTCAGCGAGGAGAGCTATAAGGACTCCACGCTCATCATGCAGTTGCTACGTGACAACCTGACACTATGGACTTCAGACATGCAGGGAGACG ATCCTTTAATTCATGTCCCCTTTGCGCTAACATCTCTCCTCCATCCTACTGGCATAGATTCGTAA
- the ywhae2 gene encoding tyrosine 3-monooxygenase/tryptophan 5-monooxygenase activation protein, epsilon polypeptide 2 isoform X3 produces MADREHFVYQAKLAEQAERYDEMVESMKSVAGKDVELTVEERNLLSVAYKNVIGARRASWRIISSIEQKEESKGGEDKLKMIREYRQTVEKELKSICNDILDVLDKHLIPAANTGESKVFYYKMKGDYHRYLAEFATGNDRKEAAENSLVAYKAASDIAMIELPPTHPIRLGLALNFSVFYYEILNSPDRACRLAKAAFDDAIAELDTLSEESYKDSTLIMQLLRDNLTLWTSDMQGDDS; encoded by the exons AAATGGTGGAGTCCATGAAGAGCGTGGCGGGGAAGGACGTGGAGCTGACGGTGGAGGAGCGGAACCTGCTCTCGGTGGCCTACAAGAACGTGATTGGTGCGCGGAGAGCCTCGTGGAGAATCATCAGCAGCATTGAGCAGAAGGAGGAGAGCAAGGGAGGCGAAGACAAACTCAAAATGATTCGGGAGTACAGGCAAACG GTTGAGAAAGAGCTGAAATCTATCTGTAATGACATTCTGGACGTACTGGACAAACACCTCATTCCTGCAGCCAACACGGGAGAGTCGAAGGTTTTCTACTACAAAAT GAAGGGTGACTACCACAGGTACCTGGCGGAGTTCGCCACGGGCAATGACAGGAAGGAAGCGGCGGAGAACAGTTTGGTAGCGTACAAAGCAGCCAGCGACATCGCCATGATCGAGctgccccccacacaccccatccGCCTGGGCCTGGCTCTCAACTTCTCCGTCTTTTACTATGAGATCCTCAACTCCCCAGACCGTGCCTGCAG GTTGGCAAAGGCAGCGTTCGATGATGCAATAGCGGAACTGGACACACTCAGCGAGGAGAGCTATAAGGACTCCACGCTCATCATGCAGTTGCTACGTGACAACCTGACACTATGGACTTCAGACATGCAGGGAGACG ATTCGTAA